Proteins encoded in a region of the Burkholderia ubonensis subsp. mesacidophila genome:
- a CDS encoding peptide-binding protein: protein MTDRVKRKIGRWVAGVLGALLVPLALAQPPHGGHGFGGGGDRGLRASGQASGGPPVWRHAPQWAGNPGARMGVNGYGPRWGLRPTPSYGHYAAQSPYRPISADARQVPRPPGGGNMPLRAGSIRADVARYNEERGGRPLPPPRAQDEPAHSLYFSPFYRN, encoded by the coding sequence ATGACGGATCGGGTGAAACGGAAGATCGGACGATGGGTGGCGGGCGTGCTCGGCGCGCTGCTGGTGCCGCTCGCGCTTGCGCAGCCCCCGCACGGCGGACACGGGTTCGGCGGCGGCGGCGATCGCGGCCTGCGCGCATCCGGTCAGGCGTCCGGTGGCCCGCCCGTCTGGCGTCATGCACCGCAGTGGGCCGGTAATCCCGGGGCCCGCATGGGGGTCAACGGCTACGGCCCCCGCTGGGGCCTGCGGCCGACGCCGTCGTACGGCCACTACGCCGCGCAGAGCCCGTACCGCCCGATCAGCGCCGACGCGCGCCAGGTGCCGCGCCCGCCGGGCGGCGGCAACATGCCGCTGCGCGCCGGGTCGATCCGCGCCGACGTCGCCCGCTACAACGAGGAGCGGGGCGGCCGGCCGCTGCCGCCGCCGCGCGCGCAGGACGAGCCCGCGCATTCGCTGTATTTCTCGCCGTTTTACCGAAACTGA
- a CDS encoding DUF2905 domain-containing protein, whose amino-acid sequence MLRWLMASFVAVMILTRCWPWLGKLGVGRLPGDVTLTLGGRRYPFPFMSTLVITMLVSMVARLV is encoded by the coding sequence ATGCTGCGCTGGCTGATGGCGTCATTCGTCGCGGTGATGATCCTCACGCGCTGCTGGCCGTGGCTCGGCAAGCTGGGCGTCGGACGGCTGCCCGGCGACGTGACGCTGACGCTTGGCGGGCGGCGCTACCCGTTTCCGTTCATGTCGACGCTGGTGATCACGATGCTGGTGTCGATGGTGGCGCGGCTCGTCTGA
- a CDS encoding EAL domain-containing protein, whose translation MSATPAAPDAARTARLIADRALAAVFQPIVDLGSGTVIAYEGLIRGPRGTDLEPPAALFAQAAREGATIALEHAAAVTCLDAFAALGCDGKLFLNFSAGAILQLARERERARTLLERAQIAAERIVIELTEQNATTDLAQVAPAVASLRDAGIQFALDDYGTANASMNLWLRLHPDVVKIDRFFIHDIALDPLKFEAVKAMQHFAHASGATLIAEGVEHERDLIVVRDMGICCVQGFLLGRPHAQPERVVTPAARDAIRAPHIAVFPDASRAARPSGTVAAKMLVAAPALPRDATSNDVLALFNRMPELHAVALVEHERPVALVNRRSFMDRFALPYHREVFGKKPCLQFANDAPLMIENATTVEQLALLLANNDQRYLADGFVITEHGRYVGLGTGESLVRAVTEMRIEAARYANPLTFLPGNIPISAHIDRLLARDAGFHACYVDLNQFKPFNDQYGYWQGDEVLKYAATVLAGICDPQRDFLGHVGGDDFLVLFQSDDWRARTAAAIGRFNDGAQRFYTLTDQRAGGLRGEDRHGNPAFFGFVTMAIGAVGVPAGAHRAMRYGSDEIASVAALAKRRAKQQPDGLAVVDLDAGRAALLARGEPPAAPH comes from the coding sequence ATGTCCGCCACCCCCGCCGCTCCCGATGCCGCCCGCACCGCGCGATTGATCGCGGATCGTGCGCTCGCCGCCGTGTTCCAGCCGATCGTCGACCTCGGCTCGGGCACGGTCATCGCCTATGAGGGCCTGATCCGCGGCCCGCGCGGCACCGACCTGGAGCCGCCCGCCGCACTGTTCGCGCAGGCGGCGCGCGAAGGCGCGACCATCGCGCTCGAACACGCGGCCGCCGTCACCTGCCTCGACGCGTTCGCCGCGCTCGGCTGCGACGGCAAGCTGTTCCTCAATTTCAGCGCGGGCGCGATCCTGCAGCTCGCGCGCGAACGCGAGCGCGCCCGCACGCTGCTCGAGCGCGCGCAGATCGCCGCCGAGCGCATCGTGATCGAGCTGACCGAGCAGAACGCGACGACCGATCTCGCGCAGGTCGCGCCGGCGGTCGCGTCGCTGCGCGACGCGGGCATCCAGTTCGCGCTCGACGACTACGGCACCGCGAACGCGAGCATGAACCTGTGGCTGCGCCTGCATCCCGACGTCGTGAAGATCGACCGCTTCTTCATCCACGACATCGCCCTCGATCCGCTGAAGTTCGAGGCGGTCAAGGCGATGCAGCACTTCGCGCACGCGAGCGGCGCGACGCTGATCGCCGAAGGCGTCGAGCACGAGCGCGACCTGATCGTCGTGCGCGACATGGGCATCTGCTGCGTGCAGGGCTTCCTGCTCGGCCGCCCGCATGCGCAGCCGGAGCGCGTCGTCACGCCCGCCGCGCGCGACGCGATCCGCGCGCCGCACATCGCGGTGTTTCCGGATGCATCGCGCGCGGCCCGCCCGAGCGGCACGGTCGCCGCGAAGATGCTCGTCGCGGCGCCTGCGCTGCCGCGCGACGCGACCAGCAACGACGTGCTCGCGCTGTTCAACCGGATGCCCGAGCTGCACGCGGTCGCGCTCGTCGAGCACGAGCGGCCCGTCGCGCTCGTGAACCGCCGCAGCTTCATGGACCGCTTCGCGCTGCCGTACCACCGCGAGGTGTTCGGCAAGAAGCCGTGCCTGCAGTTCGCGAACGACGCGCCGCTGATGATCGAGAACGCGACGACGGTGGAACAGCTCGCGCTGCTGCTCGCCAACAACGACCAGCGCTATCTCGCGGACGGCTTCGTGATCACCGAGCACGGCCGCTACGTCGGGCTCGGCACCGGCGAGAGCCTCGTGCGCGCGGTGACCGAGATGCGCATCGAGGCCGCGCGCTATGCGAACCCGCTGACGTTCCTGCCCGGCAACATCCCGATCAGCGCGCACATCGACCGGCTGCTCGCGCGCGACGCCGGGTTCCACGCGTGCTACGTCGACCTGAACCAGTTCAAGCCGTTCAACGACCAGTACGGCTACTGGCAGGGCGACGAGGTGCTGAAGTACGCCGCGACCGTGCTGGCCGGCATCTGCGATCCGCAGCGGGACTTCCTCGGCCATGTCGGCGGCGACGATTTCCTGGTGCTGTTCCAGAGCGACGACTGGCGCGCGCGGACGGCGGCCGCGATCGGCCGCTTCAACGACGGCGCGCAGCGCTTCTACACGCTGACCGACCAGCGCGCGGGCGGCCTGCGCGGCGAGGACCGCCACGGCAACCCGGCGTTCTTCGGCTTCGTGACGATGGCGATCGGCGCGGTCGGCGTGCCGGCTGGCGCGCACCGCGCGATGCGCTACGGCAGCGACGAGATCGCGTCGGTCGCGGCGCTCGCGAAACGGCGCGCGAAGCAGCAGCCCGACGGGCTCGCGGTCGTCGATCTCGATGCGGGCCGCGCGGCGCTGCTCGCGCGCGGCGAACCACCCGCGGCGCCGCATTAG
- a CDS encoding AGE family epimerase/isomerase, with amino-acid sequence MTTPPAQPAPATPAAHAHPAPFVASFRDPSFLLSHVEDTLRFYAPNALDPTGGFYHYFRDDGSVYNRTSRHLVSSCRFVFNYAMAYRHFGDPRHLEYTRHGLRFLRDAHWDDALQGYDWELDWRDGAKRATLDGTRHCYGLAFVLLAAAHATMAGVDEARPLIAATYELAEHRFWDAAAGLYADDATPNWIVSSYRGQNANMHMTEALLAAYEATGHLTYLDRAEKLATHVTRRQAALSGGLVWEHYHADWSVDWDYNKEDSSNIFRPWGFQPGHQTEWAKLLLILERHRPLDWLAPRAAELFDAALAHAWDADHGGLCYGFGPDFTICDHNKYFWVQAESFAAAAMLGARTGAERYWDSYDEIWRYSWAHFVDHRYGAWYRILTCDNRKYSDEKSPAGKTDYHTMGACYDVLATLARTARSEPTQ; translated from the coding sequence ATGACTACGCCCCCGGCCCAACCCGCCCCGGCGACGCCGGCCGCGCACGCCCATCCGGCCCCGTTCGTCGCGAGCTTCCGCGATCCGTCGTTCCTGCTGTCGCACGTCGAGGACACGCTGCGCTTCTATGCACCGAACGCGCTCGATCCGACCGGCGGCTTCTACCACTACTTCCGCGACGACGGCAGCGTGTACAACCGCACGTCGCGGCACCTCGTCAGCAGTTGCCGGTTCGTCTTCAACTACGCGATGGCGTACCGGCATTTCGGCGATCCGCGCCATCTCGAATACACGCGCCACGGGCTGCGCTTCCTGCGCGACGCGCACTGGGACGACGCGCTGCAGGGCTACGACTGGGAACTCGACTGGCGCGACGGCGCGAAGCGCGCGACGCTCGACGGCACGCGCCACTGCTACGGCCTCGCGTTCGTGCTGCTCGCCGCCGCGCACGCGACGATGGCCGGCGTCGACGAGGCGCGGCCGCTGATCGCCGCGACCTACGAACTCGCCGAGCACCGTTTCTGGGACGCCGCCGCGGGCCTCTACGCGGACGACGCGACACCGAACTGGATCGTGTCGAGCTACCGCGGCCAGAACGCGAACATGCACATGACCGAGGCGCTGCTCGCCGCGTACGAGGCGACCGGCCACCTCACCTACCTCGACCGCGCGGAAAAGCTCGCGACGCACGTCACGCGGCGCCAGGCGGCGCTGTCGGGCGGCCTCGTGTGGGAGCACTATCACGCGGACTGGTCGGTCGACTGGGACTACAACAAGGAAGACAGCTCGAACATCTTCCGGCCCTGGGGCTTCCAGCCGGGGCACCAGACCGAGTGGGCGAAGCTGCTGCTGATCCTCGAGCGGCACCGCCCGCTCGACTGGCTCGCGCCGCGCGCGGCCGAGCTGTTCGACGCGGCGCTCGCGCACGCGTGGGACGCCGATCACGGCGGGCTCTGCTACGGCTTCGGCCCCGACTTCACGATCTGCGATCACAACAAGTATTTCTGGGTGCAGGCGGAATCGTTCGCGGCGGCCGCGATGCTCGGCGCGCGCACCGGCGCCGAACGCTACTGGGACTCGTACGACGAGATCTGGCGCTACAGCTGGGCGCATTTCGTCGATCACCGCTACGGCGCGTGGTACCGGATCCTGACCTGCGACAACCGCAAGTACAGCGACGAGAAGAGCCCCGCCGGCAAGACCGACTACCACACGATGGGCGCGTGCTACGACGTGCTCGCGACGCTCGCGCGCACGGCGCGCAGCGAACCGACGCAATGA
- a CDS encoding porin, with protein sequence MKAFARRASSTSAALVAAAACVAAAPVHAQSSVSLYGQVDEWVGATKFPGGDRAWNVSGGGMSTSYWGMHGTEDLGGGYKAIFTLESFFRAQNGQFGRFNGDTFFARNAYVGINSPYGTVTAGRLTTHLFLSTILFNPFFDSYVFSPMVYHTFLGLGTFPTYPSDQGAVGDSGWNNAVSYTSPAFGGANFGVMYALGNQAGDNGAKKWSAQFNYASGPFAATAVYQYVNFNNAPRDLGTLPGVTGMKSQGIAQVGMTYDLKYVKLFGQYMYTKNDQVAGSWHVNTGQGGVTVPLGAGTAMASYAYSRDAGGLNQTRQTWAVGYDYPLSKRTDVYAAYMNDHISSLSNGNTFGAGIRAKF encoded by the coding sequence ATGAAAGCATTTGCCCGCCGTGCGTCGAGCACGTCCGCCGCGCTGGTCGCGGCCGCCGCCTGCGTCGCCGCCGCGCCCGTCCACGCGCAATCGAGCGTCTCGCTGTACGGCCAGGTCGACGAGTGGGTCGGCGCGACGAAATTCCCGGGCGGCGATCGCGCATGGAACGTGTCGGGCGGCGGGATGTCGACGTCGTACTGGGGTATGCACGGCACCGAGGATCTCGGCGGCGGCTACAAGGCGATCTTCACGCTGGAGAGCTTCTTCCGCGCGCAGAACGGCCAGTTCGGCCGCTTCAACGGCGACACCTTCTTCGCGCGCAACGCGTACGTCGGCATCAATTCGCCGTACGGCACGGTGACCGCCGGCCGCCTGACCACGCACCTGTTCCTGTCGACGATCCTGTTCAACCCGTTCTTCGACTCGTACGTGTTCTCGCCGATGGTCTATCACACGTTCCTCGGCCTCGGCACGTTCCCGACCTATCCGAGCGACCAGGGCGCGGTCGGCGATTCGGGCTGGAACAACGCGGTGTCGTATACGTCGCCGGCGTTCGGCGGCGCGAACTTCGGCGTGATGTACGCGCTCGGCAACCAGGCGGGCGACAACGGCGCGAAGAAGTGGAGTGCTCAGTTCAACTATGCGAGCGGGCCGTTCGCGGCGACCGCGGTGTACCAGTACGTGAACTTCAACAATGCCCCGCGCGACCTGGGCACGCTCCCCGGCGTCACCGGCATGAAGAGCCAGGGCATCGCGCAGGTCGGCATGACGTACGACCTGAAGTACGTAAAGCTGTTCGGCCAGTACATGTATACGAAGAACGACCAGGTCGCGGGCAGCTGGCACGTGAATACCGGGCAGGGCGGCGTGACGGTGCCGCTCGGCGCCGGCACCGCGATGGCGTCGTACGCGTACTCGCGCGACGCGGGCGGCCTGAACCAGACGCGCCAGACGTGGGCTGTCGGCTATGACTACCCGCTGTCGAAGCGCACCGACGTTTACGCCGCGTACATGAACGACCACATCAGCAGCCTGTCGAACGGCAACACGTTCGGCGCCGGCATTCGCGCGAAGTTCTGA
- a CDS encoding carbohydrate kinase family protein: MTGGGFPAFVSAGDILTDMVRAGGAHWTSVPGGAGWNVARAVARLGVPSALAGAIGEDCFSDTLWRASEAAGLDLRFLQRVARPPLLAIVHETRPPAYFFIGEASADLAFDPKRLPAGWADHVKWAHFGCISLVREPLAGTLIALAAELHARGVKISFDPNYRNLMTAAYRPTLEKMAGLADLIKASDEDLRHLFGGSEDAAIAALRALNPRAALLVTRGADTATLYADGATHEARPPRVEVADTVGAGDASIGGMLFSLMAAPQRPWPAHLAFALAAGAAACRHTGAHAPTLDEVVALLEG; this comes from the coding sequence ATGACGGGCGGCGGCTTTCCGGCGTTCGTGTCCGCCGGCGACATCCTGACCGACATGGTGCGCGCGGGCGGCGCGCACTGGACCTCGGTGCCGGGCGGCGCCGGCTGGAACGTCGCGCGCGCGGTCGCGCGGCTCGGCGTGCCGAGCGCGCTCGCCGGCGCGATCGGCGAGGACTGCTTCTCCGACACGCTGTGGCGCGCGAGCGAAGCGGCCGGGCTCGACCTGCGGTTCCTGCAGCGCGTCGCGCGCCCGCCGCTGCTCGCGATCGTCCACGAGACGCGGCCGCCCGCGTATTTCTTCATCGGCGAAGCGAGCGCCGATCTCGCGTTCGACCCGAAGCGGCTGCCGGCCGGCTGGGCCGATCACGTGAAATGGGCGCACTTCGGCTGCATCAGCCTCGTGCGCGAGCCGCTCGCGGGCACGCTGATCGCGCTCGCAGCCGAGCTGCATGCGCGCGGCGTGAAGATCAGCTTCGATCCGAATTACCGGAACCTGATGACGGCCGCGTACCGGCCGACGCTCGAGAAGATGGCCGGCCTCGCGGACCTGATCAAGGCGTCCGACGAAGACCTGCGGCACCTGTTCGGCGGCAGCGAGGACGCTGCGATCGCAGCGCTGCGCGCGCTGAATCCGCGCGCGGCGCTGCTCGTCACACGCGGCGCGGACACCGCGACGCTGTACGCGGACGGCGCCACGCATGAAGCGCGCCCGCCGCGCGTCGAAGTGGCCGACACGGTCGGCGCGGGCGACGCGTCGATCGGCGGGATGCTGTTCAGCCTGATGGCGGCGCCGCAGCGGCCGTGGCCGGCGCACCTTGCGTTCGCGCTCGCCGCGGGCGCCGCCGCGTGCCGCCACACCGGCGCGCACGCGCCGACGCTCGACGAGGTGGTCGCGCTGCTGGAGGGCTGA
- a CDS encoding bile acid:sodium symporter family protein, whose protein sequence is MARPRYLPDNFTLALVGTVVLASLLPCRGPAAHAFNWATNIAVGLLFFLHGAKLSREAIVAGATHWRLHAVVLLSTFALFPLLGLALKPVLQPLVTPALYAGVLFLCTLPSTVQSSIAFTSIAKGNVPAAVCAASASSLLGIFVTPALVGLMITTQSAASASPWSTVGSIVMQLLVPFVAGQLLRPVIGGWIERNRAVLRFVDQGSILLVVYVAFSEAVDQGLWHQIPPRALAGLLAVNLVLLAIALLLTAFVSKRLGFNRADQITIIFCGSKKSLAAGVPMAKVIFSAHAVGAIVLPLMLFHQIQLMACAALAQRWGARRLGEPGDEGAAPGPVASALSAGKR, encoded by the coding sequence ATGGCCCGCCCCCGTTACCTCCCCGACAACTTCACGCTCGCCCTCGTCGGCACCGTCGTGCTCGCGAGCCTGCTGCCGTGCCGCGGCCCGGCCGCGCACGCGTTCAACTGGGCGACCAACATCGCGGTCGGCCTGCTGTTCTTCCTGCACGGCGCGAAGCTTTCGCGCGAAGCAATCGTCGCAGGCGCGACGCACTGGCGGCTGCACGCGGTCGTGCTGCTCAGCACCTTCGCGCTGTTCCCGCTGCTCGGCCTCGCGCTGAAGCCGGTGCTGCAGCCGCTCGTCACGCCGGCGCTGTATGCCGGCGTGCTGTTCCTCTGCACGCTGCCGTCGACGGTCCAGTCGTCGATCGCGTTCACGTCGATCGCGAAAGGCAACGTGCCGGCCGCGGTCTGCGCGGCGTCCGCGTCGAGCCTGCTCGGCATCTTCGTCACGCCGGCGCTCGTCGGGCTGATGATCACGACGCAGTCGGCGGCGAGCGCGTCGCCGTGGAGCACGGTCGGCAGCATCGTGATGCAGCTGCTCGTGCCGTTCGTCGCCGGCCAGCTGCTGCGGCCCGTGATCGGCGGCTGGATCGAGCGCAACCGCGCGGTGCTGCGCTTCGTCGACCAGGGCTCGATCCTGCTCGTCGTCTACGTCGCGTTCAGCGAGGCCGTGGACCAGGGTCTCTGGCACCAGATTCCTCCGCGCGCGCTCGCCGGGCTGCTGGCCGTCAACCTGGTGCTGCTCGCGATCGCGCTGCTGCTGACCGCGTTCGTCAGCAAGCGGCTCGGCTTCAACCGCGCCGACCAGATCACGATCATCTTCTGCGGCTCGAAGAAGAGCCTCGCCGCCGGCGTGCCGATGGCGAAGGTGATCTTCTCCGCGCACGCGGTCGGCGCGATCGTGCTGCCGCTGATGCTGTTCCACCAGATCCAGCTGATGGCCTGCGCGGCGCTCGCGCAGCGCTGGGGCGCGCGCCGGCTGGGCGAACCGGGCGACGAGGGCGCGGCTCCCGGCCCGGTCGCTTCCGCGCTGAGCGCCGGCAAGCGCTGA
- a CDS encoding LysR family transcriptional regulator, translating into MDTLVSMNVFRYVVEVGSFVGAAERMQMSAAMASKHVMHLEQQLGARLLHRTTRRVAPTEAGREYYERLVQALSELDEAGQAVGAASVVPQGRLRVTSLSAFGLRHVMQAVTDYADRYPDVTVEITLSDRVVELIDEGYDVAVRAAPSGLKSSSLVARQIATAHIMLVASPEYLEKRGTPQTIADLAHHNYLRRDTNSTMLDAMVTDAAAASRVNLNGNLIVNHLEGLRAAVLGGAGIALLGTEVVGDDLEAGRLVPVLLDAVPPRELPIYAVYASRRHVSAKVRSFVDFLAARFENESLCPSIEARLRVLPITRIKRTG; encoded by the coding sequence ATGGATACCCTCGTCAGCATGAATGTGTTTCGCTACGTCGTCGAAGTGGGCAGCTTCGTCGGCGCGGCGGAGCGCATGCAGATGTCGGCGGCGATGGCGAGCAAGCACGTGATGCATCTCGAGCAGCAGCTCGGCGCGCGGCTGCTGCATCGCACGACCCGCCGCGTCGCGCCGACCGAAGCGGGGCGCGAATACTACGAGCGCCTCGTGCAGGCGCTGTCCGAGCTCGACGAAGCCGGGCAGGCGGTCGGCGCCGCGAGCGTCGTGCCGCAGGGCCGGCTGCGCGTGACGTCGCTGTCCGCGTTCGGGCTGCGCCACGTGATGCAGGCGGTGACCGACTACGCGGACCGCTATCCCGACGTGACGGTCGAGATCACGCTGTCCGATCGCGTCGTAGAACTGATCGACGAAGGCTACGACGTCGCGGTGCGCGCGGCGCCGAGCGGGCTGAAATCGTCGTCGCTGGTCGCGCGGCAGATCGCGACCGCGCACATCATGCTCGTCGCGTCGCCCGAGTACCTAGAGAAACGCGGCACGCCGCAGACGATCGCCGATCTCGCGCACCACAACTACCTGCGGCGCGACACGAACTCGACGATGCTCGATGCGATGGTGACCGATGCGGCCGCCGCGTCGCGCGTGAATCTCAACGGCAACCTGATCGTCAACCACCTCGAAGGGCTGCGCGCGGCCGTGCTCGGCGGCGCGGGCATCGCGCTGCTCGGCACCGAAGTGGTCGGCGACGACCTCGAGGCCGGGCGTCTCGTGCCGGTGCTGCTCGACGCGGTGCCGCCGCGCGAGCTGCCGATCTACGCGGTGTACGCGAGCCGCCGCCATGTGTCGGCGAAGGTGCGCTCGTTCGTCGATTTCCTCGCCGCGCGGTTCGAGAACGAGTCGCTGTGCCCGTCGATCGAGGCGCGCCTGCGCGTGCTGCCGATCACGCGCATCAAGCGCACGGGCTGA
- a CDS encoding LacI family DNA-binding transcriptional regulator, whose amino-acid sequence MGTTIRDVARAAEVSIGTVSRALKNQPGLSEATRARIVEIAQRLGYDPAQLRPRIRRLTFLLHRQHNRFPASPFFSHVLHGVEDACRERGIVPTLLTVGPNDDVLRQMRPHAPDAIAVAGFMEPETIEALAATGRPLVLIDLWAPGLRSVNIDNATGAALAMRHLLATGRTRIAFIGGSPAHYSITQRAIGYRRAFFEAGRLFDPAYEVTIDAGLDPDTGAARAMQQLLDAPGPRPDAVFAYNDAAALAAQRVCIARGLRVPDDIAIVGFDDIPAAAHASPPLTTLAVDKAALGRRGVELLLAESPEHTEVCLPVELIVRASSRPAATRAPVTATSTES is encoded by the coding sequence ATGGGCACCACCATTCGCGACGTGGCGCGGGCGGCAGAGGTCTCGATCGGCACCGTGTCCCGCGCGCTGAAGAACCAGCCCGGCCTGTCCGAAGCCACTCGCGCGCGCATCGTCGAGATCGCGCAGCGCCTCGGCTACGATCCCGCGCAACTGCGGCCGCGCATCCGCCGGCTCACCTTCCTGCTGCACCGCCAGCACAACCGCTTTCCCGCCAGCCCGTTCTTCTCGCACGTGCTGCACGGCGTCGAGGACGCGTGCCGCGAGCGCGGCATCGTGCCGACGCTCCTGACCGTCGGCCCGAACGACGACGTGCTGCGCCAGATGCGCCCGCACGCGCCGGACGCGATCGCGGTGGCCGGCTTCATGGAGCCGGAGACGATCGAGGCGCTCGCCGCGACCGGCCGCCCGCTCGTGCTGATCGACCTGTGGGCGCCCGGGCTGCGCTCGGTCAACATCGACAACGCGACCGGCGCGGCGCTCGCGATGCGCCATCTGCTGGCCACCGGCCGCACGCGCATCGCGTTCATCGGCGGCTCGCCCGCGCACTACAGCATCACGCAGCGCGCGATCGGCTACCGGCGCGCGTTCTTCGAAGCCGGGCGGCTCTTCGACCCGGCCTACGAAGTGACGATCGACGCCGGGCTCGACCCGGACACCGGCGCCGCGCGCGCGATGCAGCAGCTGCTCGACGCGCCGGGCCCGCGCCCGGACGCGGTGTTCGCGTACAACGACGCGGCCGCGCTCGCCGCGCAGCGCGTGTGCATCGCGCGCGGGCTGCGGGTGCCGGACGACATCGCGATCGTCGGCTTCGACGACATCCCCGCCGCCGCGCATGCGAGCCCGCCCCTCACGACGCTCGCCGTCGACAAGGCAGCGCTCGGCCGCCGCGGCGTCGAGCTGCTGCTGGCCGAATCCCCCGAACACACCGAGGTCTGCCTGCCCGTCGAGCTGATCGTGCGGGCCAGCAGCCGGCCCGCCGCGACGCGGGCGCCCGTCACCGCCACGAGCACCGAATCATGA